The Drosophila innubila isolate TH190305 chromosome 2R unlocalized genomic scaffold, UK_Dinn_1.0 1_C_2R, whole genome shotgun sequence DNA window CAGGCGATTTGCTGGCGATAATTAACGCAAAGGTGCCAAAATTCGATTCGTGTCAATGTTAAGACCAAACAAATTGGCCAACGCATAAACACATAAAGACAATATTGTGCAAAATACATTGAATATTACTATAATCAAATAAGCAACAGTTTCTCAAAGGTAATTACAAAGATATCTCAGTCAATACAAAAAAGTATTACGAACTTTATGATGATctgttaatgttttttaaaaataatagaaacagATCTAGAACTCTACGTGCATGtcaaatctaaatttttagtaattatAGACggtgcaaaataaaaaataatagaataattATGGCTTgtgtaattttaatgcattgtCAACActtgaataacaaaaaactttacGCTTTAGTTTTCAATAATAACACCCATTAAAAATAAGAGCTGAGAAGGGCAtaacattttgcataaattatatgtatcataagaacattaaatttttcaaatttaatagaattattaaaattcattgtAGCAAATATCCACGCCCTTAAGTAATCTTAAGAGCTTTATAACGATAAGATAATAAACAATgaatttattcaagaaaaaggTATTTGATAACTACATGCAGGGTATTTTCTAGTCGATTagaatgtaattaattttgtatatgatGCTACAATTCGtgtagtaattaaaattaattatctaCAATTATTATCTCGCAAGAATTAAATCACgataattgtataaatttcaGCCCATTAAACtcattttgaattgaaaattcataagcaatcaaatcttttggatttccACTGTAGATTTGTCAGAAAGTTAATGTCAAACGCAAGTCAGTGGCCTCTAATGCTCGAAATCTGTAGACAAACTTCTGATAAGGGGCGACAACAAGTTGATTTGATATCGTAAAAGATTATTGACTTAGTTTTATCTCTTAGCTACTTAGCTTTAAAATACTGCCTATAGGTTGCAATAAATCCAATTAACGTGACTGTTCTCAGCGATCTTACATAATAACAGGACAAGGCTACCTCATTATTAATGCATATGAAGCAGCTCATTGATAATGAGATATAATTGCATATGCAAGTTCAATATTACGTCTACTTCATTAATTATGCGGCGCATGCCTCAATCAAATTTTGCATATCGAAAGTGAACCTGTCCCCAATTGGCAAGAGGGGGGAACTCAATGAATGTCTCTCGAGAATTGATGAATTGCGTTATTGAATCACTCGTTTTGAGTACAGATCACGTGAATCGATCGATGCAgaagacaacaaaaaagaaggaaaaaaataaaaaacttgataTGAGAAATGAGAAACTCTTCGGAAAGCAGCGAAAAAAGCggtctaaattcattttactAAATTTGGCATTAATGCAATTCATTGACCTAAAATTCGATACGATCGACAgatattaattgaattcacataataatttacatttaacgGTACCATTTACCAGTATACCTAAATTAGGGCTTTGCTCAagatattaatatgtatatcagCTAAAAAGGAAGGTAAATAAAGTGCAATATCCTCTTTCCCACAATTACGGagtgaaacaaaaacaaacgtaATGATTGTATTGTGATTTAATAAAGGTTTTTTTATGTAATGAATGCAAGGAAGCAGGAGAGGAAGATAAGAAATAAGAGGTGAAGAAAAGAGAGGGGGAAGACTGCATCAACAGGTTGGTTGAAAAAATGAAGATTCAATATGCATCTTTCTGACTTCAAAAtagtttatagaaaaaaactttttgttaaatttagtatttgattaaatattagATTTGACTTGTTATTATGGTGATGAAAAATATCTctagaatttttttagtttagtggaacaaaaataataaatctatAGATGCatagtatataatttttaccaTCAcctaaattaatttcttaagatATCTTCTAGAAATCTTAGAGCCATCTGAGAATCATACGCGTatatacaaaatcaaaaggaGCAATTTATTGATTCCAAgtaatataaaagtatattttactttttgtgtCTGTTCCGCTCATTAAAAACTCcattaacaaattttgtagATGTATCCTGTTTCTTGGTTAACAAGTACTGGGAATATCACTGAAGAGAAGtcgttgaaataaaaattttagcatAATCATAAATTAGTGACGcactttaacaatattttaattaaatcatttgcCTAATTACGATGCCAATCAAGTGTGAATGAGCATAAATAATACATCTATATTTGTGGACAGTGATATGACATAGAAAACTAATCAAACGCCCGTTATGATTCACGAGCGTTGTCGTGCGCGTGATATGGGCCATTGTATAAATCTACGGGGCAATAATAATCGCCGACTGGCAAGAAactaagtaaaaataaaaataaaaatataatagcaACTCAAAGGTTTTCATGATTTCATAAATTACGATCCGTTGGTACTTTTATGACGGGCCGTAAAGATATAGCTTCGATTGACCCATAATTTCCAATAACTAGGTAACTCCCAATTATTGTAACTGAATGTAGATAGATACCAAGAATTGAAATTGTCTTTAACAGtgataacaataattataaaggGTGTCAATGTCGACAAGTTCTACATTATATTATATCGAaacaatacaatataatacTTATATGTAATCCTACTTGGGTCGAAATTAATCTAATCAGTTAAACTAGAAAACAATAGAcatcatatttattaatcataTTCGTATTATTGCTACACTTAATGCCAATTATAGACAGTAAATTTCCCTTTCGTGCTCATTGGAAAACAcatcaagtttaaattaaatgtgcaTATATCAAATAGTTCAACCATCTTTTTGATACTCTCTAAATCAGTTTTCAATAAGGGGCGTTACCAGTAACTGCTTATCGCTAAGCTATCAGTTATCAGTAGAGTgttataattgattttaaaggTAGCTTTGAGTGTTTATAACGAGTATTTCCAAAtgctgcttgttgtttgtGCCTGTTGCTTTATTAATTACCACTGGTTGGTATTTGCCTTTAGCCGTCTTATCACATGGACACGTTCTGACACCTTTTCGACTTTACGTCTTTGGGCTCAATTCCCGCTATTGGCGCCGGCCAATATTTCAGTTGCTTTTGGCTCGAGGACGCGATCGGTTCGACCAACAAGTGCTTCCTCTAAACCATATTAAGCGTCTTGGCTAAAACGTAAGTTaactttaacaataaaaattacaatttaacaaAGCAGTTGAAGTAGACACATAAATAAACGATCATTGAACTAAGCAAATACCTCAAAATATACTcgttcttatatttatttggacATTAATTGTCATTCATTTCATcagataattatttttaataaattagcaagataaaaatatttatgacaaTAATCtcgattttattgatatattttagttatagCGTCatgaaaacttgtttgttaGCGCTTTTCAGAATTAAATACTGTAtggttttttgattttatacgCTTTGTTCTAGTGAAATCGCTCATTTTCAGGGTAAAAGATCTAGTTTCATATTTCCGTTTAAAAAACGTttcaagattttaaataaatttaatgacatTGGCAGAGAGAACTGTTCACTGTTTTGAATACTCTAGGTTTTAAAGTTAATGATATTAACAAAATCggaagtacatatataaaaaattaaggatAATGCCCTTTGCAAACAATTGAGCAtagttaaattatatacatttttttttctgatttctTAGGTACTTGTTTTTTACAGAACATCTTAAgctatatttttgcatttgccactTTTAACTCCATTAAAGCGtattaatgatttatttataattatttcctGATTGTTTAACGACTTTAGGACCTTGAATTATCAGAACATAAACTTAGGAACTAGCCACGTGCACCTTAAGTGTGTCTTAAATCTTATCAATTCATAAATGTCCGCAAAtgaacatatgtacatattagaagtgtaatataaataatactttCCAGTGATTAGactaatcaaattttaaatgacgcGTTCTTGTTGAACCCTTTGATCGCCAGCCTTGACGTCCATTGGTCACATGACCATGAAAGCTTTTATGCACTCGGATATGGCCCAAAGCATTTATGTGCCTCACGGGAATTTACGGCTGCGAATTTTCAATGAGTTTTATTAGTTCAATATCGAAATTACGAGTACAATAATCTGACcgtaaacaataaataaaatttatgaacgCAGTCCACATTttcagttgttattgttggccGGACGGCTAAAGAAAATCAGATAACGATCGTATAGTTCTTATTAAAGGGAAACTGTCCCGACAGCgtgtaaaattataataaagacTGGCACTTGAACTGGCATTGATAAGATACCGCTGGCATGCGCTTGGCCAATCTCTGGAGTGGATTAGCCATGGCAACCTGAATTTCCCAAGCGTTTAACCAAATTCACTTTCTTTAACTACAGATGACTGATAATAAGGCCTATACGCCGGACTCGGAACCGGCAGAAACAGCACCACCGAAAAAGCCGCCATCCTATGCCACCGCAGTCATGAGTGACTTCAACTCCAAGTGAGTTCaaccgttgcagttgcacataaattaaataatccaTATGCTTGACCTTTCATGATAGAGCCAACTTGACGGAGGAGGACGGACCCTACGATCCATTTGAGAATCGTGATCCTAATGGAGCCAGCGCTGGCGGTGCTTTGGCCCATTTACTGAAAAGTTCCCTGGGCACTGGAATTCTGGCCATGCCCATGGCCTTTCACAATGCCGGTCTGGTCTTTGGTGGCGTAATGACCCTCATCGTGGGCTTTCTCTGCACACACTGTGTTCACATTTTGGTAAGTAACCAAATCTTCATTATTAGCACCTGACCAAAAGCATTTGATCGTCTGGGGATTTTTGGGGATTTAATTAACAGCCGCTGATATTCATGTTTGATTCCAATTTCTAGCCGTGTAAGCATTTGTAAACATTCGGCAAATGCAAAGGCTTCGATAAGGGTGCAACATTCGCAATACGGATAACAAAAACTGTCTGTCTAATTGTCTGGCCAAATATTTATGATCAATCTACTTTAACTCTAAAGTTATTTCCTGGAAATGGCAAGTGTTTAAGAAGCCATCaaaattaagttataaataattctACTTTGGGAAAGATTACGTAAAATCAGCACAAAAATCTCAATATATATAGAACCACTTCAGACGCTGATTTATGGCTTTAATTTCAGTCGAGTAAAAATTGGATTAAGCCAAATAATGGTAGCGATTAATTATGCTGTTAGTACTAGTTTatcaacatacatacatattcattGTAGATGTACACTCAATCGGTGTTATCTAAACTTACGTATTACGTAGTGTTCTGCAATGTCAGACAGTTGACAAAGCAATCGTGATTTATTTACGATAATCGTTGTCATAAGTacaaatactcgtatatatatgACATTTAAGAAAGGGAACAGTGAGagcacattttttaaaataaatataatgtaaacaattaaaagaatttcaaTGATTTACAGAGATAACATAGCATACATTATTGGCTAAGatactatatgtattttatagaGCTTAATATCAGAAGTAAATAATCATATTTCTCTATCTTTATAGGTAAAAACATCGCATAACATTTGCCGCGATGCCAAAGTGCCAGCTCTGGGTTATGCGGAAACAGCCGAAAAGGTTTTTGAGTATGGCCCGAAATCGATGCGACGCTATTCCAACTTTGCCAAGTAAGTACTAACATATGGTCACGATCCATTAAGCAATTAAGTTCATCAAGtccacttttattttttggtcaaTTGATAATTGTTACTGTTCATTTAAGCTTATATTCACATTAATATCGTATTattcaaaattctttttatcttaaaaatatttctcatgATTAGATAACGAGAAATATTaatgaaacaaaaagaaaggTCTTAACTAGGATTAAACCATTTCCTGTTGAAAGTAAATGCAGTTCTAATCTAAAAGTTACTgagggtataataaatatggGGAACGGaatgaaattcttaaaattctgCAACAtcaattaatgaattttaatttttaatacaatttaagctGTTACTTCCACAGATTATGGTTCAGTTTACATACTTTTTGTTAAGACTTTTATATTACGTATCAATATGCTGTtgatctattttattttactttctaATCTATGGATTTTATACCTAAATACTTTTTAGTTGTGATAAAAGCCTGCTATCTTATTGCCATTGATGATAACTTCATATCAACCTAATGATGATCTATTGTGATCCTTTTGTACTCCCTAATCTATAGATTCGACAGACACattgtgtcaaaatttgaatactgTTCCCTTTAATGATTGATCATCATTTTCTAGTTTTTGATCTATTCAATTAtatcttatcttatcttaCGTTATCTATTCACAGGCAATTTGTGGATATCGGTTTGATGGCAACGTATTATGCGGCCGCCTGTGTTTACATGGTCTTCATAGCCACCTCTTTCCACGATGTCATCAACTATGACCTGGGTCTAAAGTGGGATGTGAGGATCTATATTGCAATGACAGTAATACCCTGCCTGTTTATTGGCCAAATCAGGAACCTCAAGTGGCTGGTGCCCTTCTCGATGATGGCCAATATCTTCATTGTGGTCACCTTTGCCATTACACTGTACTTCATGTTCGATGAGCCATTGGATTTCTCCGACAAGCCGCTGATTGCCCCAGCTGCCCACATTCCCTTATTCTTTGCTACTGTCATCTTTGCCATGGAAGGCATCGGTGTAGTCATGCCTGTAGAGAACTCAATGAAGAAACCTTCCCAATTCCTTGGATGTCCCGGAGTGCTGAACACGGCTATGATTACTGTGGTCCTCTTATACGGTGTCATTGGATTCCTTGGCTATGTAAGTCGataaataactcaaaaatgGATTTCCTGTTGctcattgaatttatttcattttgcagGTGAGATTCGGCGATTCGGTGCGAGGCAGCATTACGCTAAATCTTCCCGATGGTGATTGGCTCGGAGATACTGCCAAGCTGCTGATGGCAGTAGCTATACTCTTCACCTACGGCCTGCAGTTCTATGTGTAAGTAAAGAAAAGGGAATCcctttcaatttatatatatatatttttttttaactggtGTCTGTTATTTTTCTTAGGCCCAATGAGGTGTTGTGGCGCAAGATTCAGCACAAGTTCAGCCCGGAGAAGCACAACATGGTGCAGATTCTGTTACGTACTGGTATTATCCTGGTCAGTGGTGGCATTGCCGCGGGCATTCCCAATCTGGAGCCATTCATCAGTTTGGTGGGCGCCATTTTCTTCTCGTTGCTGGGCATCTTTGTGCCCAGTGTTGTGGAGACCGTTTACATGTGGCCCGATCGTCTAGGCTTCTGCAAATGGAAGCTAATCAAGAATGTTCTGCTTGGTATATTCGCCATCTTGGCTTTGATTGCCGGCTCTGCGGCCAGTATTGATGAGATGATTAATCCCAAGGAAGAGGATTAGTGGAAGAAGATCGATATCGACATAGAGATCGAGATCGCCACAACAATTCTGCCACGACACTTAAGTAGTATTAACTGTTAACTTAGATGCAGGTGCTCCATCTGGAGGGCGGGAATAGAATTCTACATAATAGCAACAAGCTTCCCAGAATGCCATGTTGAACATGGCCAAGTAGCTGCCGCTGGACTGCATTAACAAGATGATATTAATTCTTAAGCTTTAGCACCGATAATAACACACGCACATATATGTTTGTCTTATGTGTGCCTAGTAAGTACCTGTATCTGTACCATATACTTAACAATGCATATCtaagtatttatgtatttacgagtatatacacgaatgtgtatttgtatgtgctattttaattaaaacgcaATCCATAGAATTTATAATCCTATATATTAAGCTAaagaacattattttttacgCGTTGacataatcaataaataaaatgtttaattataattaaaattcaaatatattaattgtcTTAAATGGAAAACGATTTTGGAAAACCTATGATCCTTGTCTTCTCTCTTTATTATTCAGAATTGGTCATTTTGAAATAATCCTTACCCAGTGTAGTTAAATAAACTCAGTTTAATCGATGTCAAGATAATATGCAAAGATAATATCCTTAATTCATGATATTATGAATCATATTTTGGTGTTCAATGAGTTTGAAAGTATAGCGGCCAGTCACACAAAAATGttcaatacaaaaattaatttttcagccGGTTTttcctatgaaagctatatagTATGTTATAATGATCTGATCCGTACCGCACCGACAAGTGAGTAACAAAAAAGAAGACttgtaattgtttaaatataaacagttTAAATATTGGTCATTTACACCAGGACTGacataactcaaaaaacaCGATTTTCCTCTTCTATATTGTGTAAAAGTAAGTATGCCAATTCAAATATTGTTTCTTTAAAAGAGTTATGACAATCTTGAAGGTGGAGCACTATCAATGTGCCATAATGTGGTTTGTTCCTTTTCTCTTTCAtcaagaataaaaaaacatcgatTTTTTCGGTTTGTAGCACTATTTTTCATACATATACAGTACAGATAACTTGAGACttacaaacaaaatacaattaagtGGAATAGAATACAGCGGCGCGCatatagaatatattaataatagtatgtaataaaaataatcgattttgtttataataatgCGCCCCAAATGGTTTGCAACTGGATGAACTATGAACTACAAACACATATAACTATGACATGCCATAGATTGATTGtggttttgtttgcttgtgtatgtgtgtgtggtgtatTTGATTACCAACTAATGCTGTGCGGAGCTGAATCTCATGTGAAAGTtgtgtaattaatattattgtatataattataatcatcaTCTACGTCCTATGTGACGTCTCATGAGTTTATTTGATATTCCTTCTCCTGctttacttcttcttctttttagcATTGGAGCTGGTGGCAACCACTTCGCTTTTGCGTTTCTGATTCGCTTTCGGTTGTGGCGGCGGTGCTGGGGTgcttgtgctgctgctgctaccaGGTGTCTTGGgtgttttcttcttcttctcggCTCGCTCCTTCTCCTCTAGCTCAAGATTCTCCCGCTCAATGAGCGTGATCAGCGTATTACAGCGTCGCTGCAGCTCCAACGCCGTGCGTGATTTAATAAACCAGTCAAAACGGAACTGTGGCGATGCACTGCATccaaaaagaattaaaatgattataattatatattacagAATATACTACGGGTCCTACCGTATGGCCGCGCGCAGCTCCTCGTAGACGTTCTCCTTGTCGAAGCCCAATTTGTGCAGCATGCAAACCAAAAAGCGATCTTCGATTTCTGTATAATTCTTGCCCTTATTATTGCCATACTGCAGACGCAGCTGATGGAAAGGTGCGCGGTAACGTGACATCTGCGAAAGCAATacgaaatttatattaaataaagacttgaaataaaatcattacACACCTTTTGATCGAGAGCCTTTTTAATGGACAATCGTCGCTGAATTTTGCCCTCGCCGCGCTCAATCTGCCCCATGATGCGTTCGATGTCCTGCAGTTCGGTGCAACGTTCCCAGAACACGGCATTGTATTCGATGACCTCTTCTGGCGTTTTGCCCTCGACATCCTTGGCAATGTTCTCAATGTCATCGCGTCCATACTTCTCGTTGGCTTTGATAAACTGGTTAAAGTCACGCTTTGTCCAGGCGGTGAATCCCTGCGACAACAACGTCTCTTTCTCAAGAATCTCGTCATCGGATAAGGGTTCAGCTTCATCAATTTTACGCTGCTCCTCGCGCTGCACTTTGCTGGCCTCCGAGCCGAGCTCTGTGTTCTTGGGCACCTTGTAGCCGACAGTCTTGCGGAAGTAATAAATCTCCTGATCTAGCAGCTCGAACAGGCGAGGTGGAAAGAACTGAAAGTCCTGGACAATGGGCTGCTTGGGTGGGCGTGGCGCCTTAGGGGCCTTTGGCTCAGATACACGCAGTGCCTCTCGAAAATAGGCATCCACAGCATAGTTAGCTTTGCGCTCACGCTTAGGAGGCTCAATCCAGTTGCCGAGTGCATTAAGTTTCTGCTTCTCGCGCCAATCCTCGCCCTCGAACTGGTATACAGAAGAGGTGCCCGCTTCGCCGTTGGTGTCCATGGTAAAGGTACGCAACGAGCTCTCGCCCATGCTGTCCAGTTGAGCCTTCTGCTCGGCGGTTTTTGCCTCGCCCCGCTCCAATATAACATCAATGTCCTCGTCGGTGATGTCCGTCTCCTTGGAGCTGAATACTTGATTGGCGCCAAAGCGAATTATGTTAAGCATCTCATCCTTGTTTAGCTGGGCACGATTATCTACGAGACGACCGCCTTGAATGACCATTTTGTCCAGGCGCAACTTAACCTCGGCACGCTCCACAATTTTTTCCTCAACGGTGCTTTCGGTGATCAAACGGAACACACGCACCTGCTTCTTCTGGCCAATACGATGGGCACGATCCATAGCCTGTAGATCCATCTGTGGATTCCAATCAGAGTCATATATGATGACCACATCGGCAGTTGCCAAGTTGATGCCAAGACCACCAGCACGAGTTGATAACATGAATATGAATTTGGTGCTGTTCTCCATGTTATACTCTTGGATCTGTCGATTACGATCCTCGTGTGGAGTCTGTCCGTCCAAGCGGCAATAGTTGAAATTACGCCAGTGGCAATAATCCTCCAAAATGTCCAACATACGCGTCATCTGTGAGAAGATCAACACACGTGATCCCTGCTCCTGTAGCTTCGGCAACAGCTTGTCCAGAATGGCCATCTTGCCGGAGTTGTACACAAGATGAGTATCGGTTGTGTAGGGTGGTCCTGGCTCAGCGCCATCGAACAAATACGGATGATTGGTGCACTTGCGCAGCTGCATCAAAATGTTCTGCAGTCGCATTTTCTCCACTTTGCCAGCGCCGTTTACAATGTCAATATCTTTGAGCAGCACCTTGGTGTACCAGTCACGTTGCATTCTGGACAGCCCCACAAAGATTTTCATTTCCTTCTTGGGCTTTAGTCGCTTCTCCACCTCCGCCTTTAAGCGACGCAGCAGGAAAGGCTTCAGTACGGCGTGCAGACGTGTCACAAGCGCATCATCGCCCAGACAGGTGTTTGTGTTGAACCATTCATCGAAATCCTCTGCGGAGTTGAAGACATCCGGCAGCAGAAAGTTGAGAAGAGCCCACAATTCATGCAAATTGTTCTGCAATGGTGTTCCCGTAATCAGCAGGCGATTAGCGGTTTTGAATTCACGCAGAATCTCTGATAACTTCGATTTCTCGTTCTTGATGCGATGAGCCTCATCGATGATCATGTAGCGCCAGTTGAACTTCTTGAATACAGATTTCTCACGTATGCACATCTCGTAAGAGGTGACACACACATCCCATTCACCTGGCAGCAGCACATCTCGTATGAATGTGGTACGCGTGTCGGCGTCACCAATGAGACAAACGGCGTGCAGTGATGGACACCATTTCTTGAACTCGTTGACCCAATTCTGCAGCGTCGACTTGGGCACAATCACAATGTGAGGACCGGCTTGGTTTCTATGGAAGtaagcaataaattttaaataacatactGGTTTAAGAAGACTGTTAGGGACTCACTTGAAATGCTTGAGATAACCCAGCAATGAGATGGTCTGCAGCGTTTTACCCAAACCCATCTCGTCGGCCAGGATGCCGTTGATGCCGTTCTCATAGAGAGAGATCATCCAATTGAGGCCACGTACCTGATAGTCACGCATTTCACCACCTTTAATATAAGCGGGCGAGGCATCGAATCGAACGATCTCCTTGGTTGTCGAGTCTTCAGCGAGCAgctcctcatcctcctcctgctccgtTTTTCGATGTCGATGACTGATTAAAATtacaagtatatataattaaaattgttacaaTTTAGAGATAGTTGAGAGATGAGTCACTTACTCGGCCACATCTTTATCCTTGTCTTTGTCCTTGTTCTTCTTGGGTCGCCCCTTCGGTTTCGTGGGACTCTTTGTGCTGTTTGTCATGAAATGCGTAAAAATCTCCGTTTGCTTCAGCAGGAAATCAAAGCGTCTGCTGCGATCAGCTTCGATTTTGTTGTCAAATTCTGCCTCCTTCTCCCCAGAGGAGCTGGTTGCCGCCTCCGAGGTAGTCTCATTCTGCCAAAAGTGtgaacaattatttatttaacttttgctttaattttgcCAGAAAGCGGCATGCGGCGTCTTTTTCGCAGGCTTCCAGGCGAAAATTTTGCACCGCTTTTGTTTGCTACATAAGAACTTACCGAGTTCTCCTCGGTGGCTTCCACTGCGGCGGCTTCTGTTTTCGACATATTTCAAATGTCGGGCGattgtttttaagcttttattataaattattgggTTTTCCAAATTATTTTACACAGCGAGAGCGTTGTGCGTTGttgcgtctgtgtgtgtgagcgacAGCGGGAAAAAGTGGCGTTTGCGGGGTTGCGTTGAGCTCGATGTATCGATAGGAACTATCCATTTTGAGTCGCTTATCGATTATTTAATCACGTCACTTACACCAAATGCAAACggcgcgcaatttaaataatttttttttgcttaaaaatagtttagCTTAGTTTAGTTTGTTATGTCTCAGGGGAAGAAGcggtataatttaatataattattcaatgctaaaatttgacaaaattcgaaaaaaaaaagctgttaatatttttaaaattatagaaattgcTAAATTTCATCCATTTTTTAATTCgatcaaaatatgaaaatagttTCATTTCTGCGAATCAAGGTGCTAGCCCGTTTTTTGATGCGACTGTTACCAAAGTTTATAAGGCAgctaactaaaaaaacaactcGTAAATGTTAATTATACAAGCCGAAAATCTTTGGATATTGTA harbors:
- the LOC117783146 gene encoding chromatin-remodeling complex ATPase chain Iswi, with translation MSKTEAAAVEATEENSNETTSEAATSSSGEKEAEFDNKIEADRSRRFDFLLKQTEIFTHFMTNSTKSPTKPKGRPKKNKDKDKDKDVADHRHRKTEQEEDEELLAEDSTTKEIVRFDASPAYIKGGEMRDYQVRGLNWMISLYENGINGILADEMGLGKTLQTISLLGYLKHFKNQAGPHIVIVPKSTLQNWVNEFKKWCPSLHAVCLIGDADTRTTFIRDVLLPGEWDVCVTSYEMCIREKSVFKKFNWRYMIIDEAHRIKNEKSKLSEILREFKTANRLLITGTPLQNNLHELWALLNFLLPDVFNSAEDFDEWFNTNTCLGDDALVTRLHAVLKPFLLRRLKAEVEKRLKPKKEMKIFVGLSRMQRDWYTKVLLKDIDIVNGAGKVEKMRLQNILMQLRKCTNHPYLFDGAEPGPPYTTDTHLVYNSGKMAILDKLLPKLQEQGSRVLIFSQMTRMLDILEDYCHWRNFNYCRLDGQTPHEDRNRQIQEYNMENSTKFIFMLSTRAGGLGINLATADVVIIYDSDWNPQMDLQAMDRAHRIGQKKQVRVFRLITESTVEEKIVERAEVKLRLDKMVIQGGRLVDNRAQLNKDEMLNIIRFGANQVFSSKETDITDEDIDVILERGEAKTAEQKAQLDSMGESSLRTFTMDTNGEAGTSSVYQFEGEDWREKQKLNALGNWIEPPKRERKANYAVDAYFREALRVSEPKAPKAPRPPKQPIVQDFQFFPPRLFELLDQEIYYFRKTVGYKVPKNTELGSEASKVQREEQRKIDEAEPLSDDEILEKETLLSQGFTAWTKRDFNQFIKANEKYGRDDIENIAKDVEGKTPEEVIEYNAVFWERCTELQDIERIMGQIERGEGKIQRRLSIKKALDQKMSRYRAPFHQLRLQYGNNKGKNYTEIEDRFLVCMLHKLGFDKENVYEELRAAIRASPQFRFDWFIKSRTALELQRRCNTLITLIERENLELEEKERAEKKKKTPKTPGSSSSTSTPAPPPQPKANQKRKSEVVATSSNAKKKKK
- the LOC117783145 gene encoding proton-coupled amino acid transporter-like protein pathetic: MTDNKAYTPDSEPAETAPPKKPPSYATAVMSDFNSKANLTEEDGPYDPFENRDPNGASAGGALAHLLKSSLGTGILAMPMAFHNAGLVFGGVMTLIVGFLCTHCVHILVKTSHNICRDAKVPALGYAETAEKVFEYGPKSMRRYSNFAKQFVDIGLMATYYAAACVYMVFIATSFHDVINYDLGLKWDVRIYIAMTVIPCLFIGQIRNLKWLVPFSMMANIFIVVTFAITLYFMFDEPLDFSDKPLIAPAAHIPLFFATVIFAMEGIGVVMPVENSMKKPSQFLGCPGVLNTAMITVVLLYGVIGFLGYVRFGDSVRGSITLNLPDGDWLGDTAKLLMAVAILFTYGLQFYVPNEVLWRKIQHKFSPEKHNMVQILLRTGIILVSGGIAAGIPNLEPFISLVGAIFFSLLGIFVPSVVETVYMWPDRLGFCKWKLIKNVLLGIFAILALIAGSAASIDEMINPKEED